Sequence from the Cololabis saira isolate AMF1-May2022 chromosome 9, fColSai1.1, whole genome shotgun sequence genome:
GGGGAGCTGTTTCCATTAGGCATGGAGGGGCTCCAGCTGTAATGAGGCAGGTAATGCATATTTAATGAGGcgtaaacagatttataaacacacacacacacacacacacacacacacacacacacacacacacacagatctgcAGATCAAACCTTGCCGCTAAACACATGAAATACACCCCTGTGCACATGCAAAGTTTGTCTCCTACTCACATGTACACGGATGTATAATCTCGTCTTGTAGTCAGTACAGATGCAGATACATTTTCTTTTCGTGTCCGTCAGTTTCAGGCCGTCGCTCATCCGTTCAAAACGTAAACACATATACACGCACAGATCACCGGGCTCAACACCTCAGATGAATCCTCCGGCCTGGCTCTGACAGTCTGCTCAGTAATGCTAATATTCCTCTGACAGGCTCCAGTGAGAAAAACCCAGCGGAGAACTAGGAGAACGGTGGAGGATGCGTGAAAGGTGTATGCGAGGGACTATGTGTGCCACGTGGGCACATTTGTGGACTGGTTCCATTCACTGGGTGTTTGCAATGTGAggatagaaaaaaaatctttcaggAATAAATGTGGGAATGCTGGAAAGCTACTTGCTCACCTTCCCTgatacaaacaaaacaaaactctaCCAGTGTATCAATGCATTAATACCAAAGCAGTTGACTTATAGTGTGGTGCTTACCTTGAAAGAGGTGAATGCATATCTCGAGAAGCCTCATCTTCTTCAGCGTGTTGCTCTAAAGACCATGTTTCACAATCATCTATCCTTAAAGGTTGTTGGTAGTAGTCCTCTCTGCTCAGTAGAAGCCCATCCCTCTCTGGCTCAAGTGTTTCTAAGTTTGATTGTTGAAATGAGTAACCTCCAATCAGGTCCTCAGTAAAACTTAGTAAGTCAGAAGATCCTAACTCTTGTGcctcttctctctcttttaGTCCTTCTGGAGTCCATTTTGGGTGGCCAGTGGGATCTGTATGAGCCTCgtcctcctgctcctgctcctcttcATCATTCTCCTCTTCCATTAAATCTCCAGAAAATGGTAGGCCAAGCCCTTTGTCAGTAGTCATGCACAGTTCATTTATTGGGGAGCTGATCACAGAGCTCGTGAGGGAGGCTGAACTGTTGGTGAGCACAGGGGACTGTGGTTCAGATGTTGTTTGAGATGTGTCCCGTCTCACTAAGTGATCCCCCCACATTTGAAAATCCCCTAGGGGAGCAACACTCGGAGGTGCAGATGGTGAGTGCCCACCCTCATCAGAGTCTTCCATAGATATCTGTGAATGGACATAAACTTCCTCCCTAGTTTTCAGGAAGTGATCTGATGGATATCGTAACGATGGCGATGCACTTCGTACGACAGTACTTGGCTCATTTTCATACATTCCTTCTTCTGTTGGTCTTGAGTCTGATTCATGCAAAGCTTCAGAGCTGATACTTGATTGACAAGGACTGATCTTTTCTGCCAAAGGGTTATGCTCAGTTGCATCTTCACGATTAGCTTGATAATAAGTGGTTAAGACAGGTTTATTTGTCTCTGAGACGGCACTGGATGCACTGTCAGTTCCCGTAACCTGGTGCTGACAGTTTTGGAGTGTGTTTTCCTGGTGATCTCTGTGCGCAGTTTGGGCATGAGTTTTCAGTACTGTTGCAGCGTAGGACAGCATGCTTAATGTCTCCATGGGCTTTCTTATGCCTTTTTCTTGCCTGTCAAAGCACTCCTTATTAACTTTCTTTACAGTGCCAGGCACCACAATGTACTCCATTTCTAAGCTTGAGAATGAATCTCCATCAGAACTGATTCCAAGTTTATCATGGCTGCCTGTGTGGCGGCTATCAGGACTATTCATTGCATCTTTCCCCCCTCCTGGACTTGTGATCAGTGACATAGCTTCTTTAATTTTGTGCTCCACATTGTCACTCTCTTGGCCTTTGATAGAAAGCTCATTTTCATCAAGCTGATCATGGGAAATTTTAATTTGCAGGTGAGATGAGGAAGCAGATATTGGGCCATCATATTCCTTTGATAAATGACTATCTCTGCCCACGCAGCTTAGAGATAATGTCTGGTCCGTCTGGATCTTGGATTCAACAGCGTCTTCTGGACTTTCTGAAATTTGCTGACGGACAGGTGAGCTGTCCACCAGAAGAAATGGGGAATGGTCGCCCGTTTCCTCCATCCAACCGGCCTCCTGTGATCCATCTCTTCTGATGTTTTCATTCTTATTCTCAAGCGGACTTTTAGGGCTCTTGTCCAGGTGACCCATCTCCCCATCAAACACAAACACTTGGTCGGCTGCCTGGTCTTTATCTGACATCACTGCTCCGTATTCTGTCATCTGGTATTGATTTTGAATCTCGTCTCTATGAACACATTTGTTCACAGCTATAAAAGGACTCGACTGCCCATCTAGCTGTATCATGTCTACTACAGAGCTAGCACAGTTGTCAGGGGAAGGTGTGTGGGTCCATGCGCCAGCTCCTACGTTATCATAGTCAGAGGTTGATGTGACCATGCCCTGGACAGGCAAGTCCCACATGTCAGTGCTCTGCTGTGGTAAAGTCCCATCTTCTGAATGTTTAGATGCCAAGTTCCTCATGACGGACTCTGAACACTGGCTCTGAACACTCTGCATACTTTCATCTCCTTCTTCAGTACCCTGTGTTCCACCTTCTACAACCTCAATGACAATTTTCACATTGGGTTCATTACTTTTCCAGTCAGCTTCTTCAGTTGTCTGACTAAATATTTGACACAAATCACTGTCTTTCGTAGATTTTTGTTCTGCTGCCTGTTTGCtagcatctgtttcaagtaaatgagAAGCATCCACCGATTCCATTTGACTtaggtgttttcctttttcagGTCCTTCAGGGGTGGTGTTTGTGGAGGAACTATCTTCTTGTATGGTGGTGTTCCACATCTCCATTCCACTGTCACAATATCCCAATAGACTTTCCACCGATGTGTCTTTCATAACGTTGGGGTTCAGGCCACTGAAGGAACCTGAGTTTTCAGACAAATTGTCAGGGGTTGTGAGAGGCGATGAGCTGTCCTCCCAGATTGTCGTATTCCACATGTCAAGTGATTCGGGGTAAGAGGTGGTGGTTCCGCTGTCAGATTTGAGGAATCCCTTCTGAGCAGAGTATGTCCAGAAGTCTAGGAGCTCCATTTGTTggtctctttttttactttggaCACCATCTTCCTCTTCTTTTGATGTGTCTGGTGTTAAAGTGTttagaattgttttgttttttgacaaaGATGGTGTTCTTTCATTTCCTGAAGCGATAACAGATTTATTTTTGCCAGTTACATCATCCTCCGGTGGAGTCAACTGAAGATCAGCCAAACTAACAGGGTTCCAGTTGTCCTTAAGTACagagtcctggttccagttctcaCACAATTTAGTCTGCTCAGCGATCAAATTCAGCTGAGGTTCAAGACTCTTTGGACAATGATGGGCATGCTCTAGCTTTAAGACCTCCCCCCTCTCCTTTTCTGTTATTTCAGTCATGAAGGTTTCGCCCTCAACGTCCTGCACAATATTCTCTGGGCTTTCTGAGTCTTGAGGCCTATTCCAAGCACTATTTTCACTTGAGGACAAGGCTCCTTGTGAGTCAAAATTAAGTTCATCAAAGTTCTCTGACAATGATGaagacaaactgtctttgtaCTGTAGGCAGTTGATCCTTTCAATTACATCTTCTGGGAAGAACCTGAGGCCACAGCTGCTGGGCGGGCGGCTGCCTACCAGGCTGTTCACTGGAGTTGGAGGAACCATAGTCTCAACCATCTCATTCCCATGCATCTGTCCGTGGTGATCAATTGAAGAATTTCCACTTTCAAGACCTCTTAATGAATTAGGTCCAGAGAAATCTAACAAGCTCAACTCATCAAGTTCTGAGAAGCTAGAGCTTCGTGCTTGCTGTGAGACTTCATCTCCTCCGTCTCCAGAATTTGCCAGTTCCCCTCCTGCTGACGTTGGATTTTCAGTGCTATGAAGTGGGTCAAAACCCAACAGGTCAAAGGTCTCACTCCTTTTTCTGCCAGAGTGGTGCTTCCTCCTCTGAGGTGGGACTGGAGGGGAGAGAGATAGGAACCCCAGTGGAGAGGGGTTTCTCAGGAAATGTCCTCCTGGCCCAGATgctgcagctccacctgcaacACCCTCGCCAACTGGACTGTCATCACTAAGGAACACTGAGCTCTCTTTGGAGGACCGACTGCTACGTATGGTGGTCATACCGCTGTCAGGGCTTAATAGTTCCCCACCAGCACTGACCCCAACAGCTCCTGTATCTTCTTCCCCACCTGCCATCATCCTGTTTACAAGAATGAACCATATCTACCATCAAACAGTGTCAGTgatcatttaaaaatcataaatAACTCAGTCTTATGACTTTTCCGAACAATCAATAAACCATTTTATACCTCGCTATTGTCACACCATCTTCATTGCCTCCCTCAGCTCTCTCTGTGTCAGAACCATCCATGTCATTGATGCCGGAGGATCCCTGGGAGAACTCCACACTTCCCGCAACTCCCTCTGTGGAAGAAGTCCTACTGCTGGGGTGGCAGGCTAACACGGAGCTGCGCCGGTTGACGAAGTCCTTGAGGAGGCCCTcgatctcttcctccagcagaGGAGGAGTACCAGAGGATGCAGAGGTGTTTAAAGGAATGTGGTATATTTGGAGGCTTTCCTTGTCCTCCAGTTCCCCAAAGAGAGACCAACTGGAAGACTCTTCCAACTCGGTACAAATCTAGAatgagaaaaacgagaaaaaaaaacagaaaaagaaaaattgcaTTACTGGTAACTTTAATGTATACATGTAAGGCTTTATGATTCATACCCAAGAATGAACCATTTCCTAAGTAATATTACACCAGAATGTTATCGCGATCTTAGATCtctctcaaataaaacaaacaaattctGTTAACTTTTCTATCCTCTTGATTCTATCACGGGAAATATCTTATGATTCAGcaaaataagaaaatgaaaCAAACCCTTCCAAAGACACATTATTTCATTAAATTAAAAAGTGTATGCAGATACAGATTGTGCAGTTTTTGTGATCTGTAAACTCATTTTTACCTGATTTAAAATGTCTGAGTTGTTTGAGTAGACAGCCACCTGCTGGCGGGGACAATGAACTTTATGTATGATGGACAGGAGAACTACGACACCGTCGTATCCATGGTGATGAATGAACGATTTCAGCCCTTCCACGTAACCATGCCAGTCCTGAAAGTTCAAAACCAAAAATTAGAAAAACTGCTAATTTTACTGGTAATACCTATTTCTAACTTTGGTACAAGTTGTGTGTTTTATTGCACATATGATTTAACCTAATTTAGTAAACGTGGTTTCAAGTGAGACTTCATCTGTAGCAATGAGAGACGAAGCTGTCAAAGCGCACAGAGGGGTACAGACACACTTTGTGATTTATTGTTTGGAAATTAACTGTTTGCTCTTAAAACAGCCACCATGCACAGATTATGGTAATTCAGTGACACGCAcaatgattgatggatggaaagttgcattaattaattgttttgtttgtcaagggaacttgttttttatttccctcTGAAATGATTAACAACAATGTTATTGCGACCGTAATTTGCCACGCTGGGTTACACATAAAGTGATACTTTTGAAAACATATTTGCTTGATTAATCTAGATTTGTTGTACAACTGTTTGCTTTGAGAAGTTCACTAAATTGTTGTGCATATTTAAGTTGAACTTTGTCAGAAAAAGAGGATATATTTGTAGTCAAACTAATGATGGAAGTTTGGCAATTACagtttttcccctttcttttaAGCTGTTTTCTTGTTTCACCTGACTTATTCCAATAATACAATAAAGTTAAAACATTTGTTTGAACATTTACTCATACAGTGTTTTTACAGAGGGCTTGTGTGGTCTTTCTTGTTGCATGAGTAcaaatgtgtgtctgtgtgtgtgagtgtatttGTATAGGTCCACTGAAAGTGATTGATGAGCGCTTCAGGCACTGTATCTGCCCAGGCTGTGTCAATATTAACCTGCGAGGATGAGGGGGCTTCAATACTCCTCCCCCTGTTCCACCctgcatccctccatccttctctcACCACAATATGGCTGCTGTCAGACTCAGGACTATCAATcctcgcacgcacacacacatacacacgacTGTCACTTCTCTGACACTGCCATTTCTCAACACAGATATCCTGATGAGTGCAGACAAGCCTCCCGAGAttcaataaaaacacacatattcACTCACATGGATGTAAATGCACAAGTAAAAGGCTCATGTGACTAGACACGCGGCTAAAAATATAAATCCACCTGCAGTTATGGACTGTAATCTCAGTTTGTGAACAAATGCGTGCCAGTATGCACACTTAAAACATCTAGTAAAGCACTGAAGTCTACAATATTTACAGTAAATTATATGTAGAAATGTTCAGATGATGCTGGCACTAAAGCTACTTACCAACTGTGTGGAATTGCACTcaaagccacacacacacacacacacacacacacacacacacacacacacacacacacacacacacacacacacacacacgggaaaCAGAGTCAGAAAACATGCAGAGGGTGAATCTCTGCGATAACACGCAGCGCGACAGTCTGTCTACCATTTGGCTCTTAACTGAGTAAATTACTACTCATATTGCtgcccctcctcttcctccctctgcCACCCCCAGACACACAGATTGCCTTTTCTTATAAATTATCAACATGTTAGATTTAAAATCCACTTGCTAACTATCTCTAAGAATATTGCTGGgaaacaggatttttttgtgttaaGCTTTaactttactttcttttaattagCTGACAAGTTTGTTTGAGAGCTGACAGCCACTGGAAACTGTCTTCTGTTTGAAACATTAACTGTTCATCTGTTTAACACTTCATACTAGAAAAGACAgatagaaaaataaagtataaGTATAAAGTATAAAATTAATATTATTGTTAAATAGTGGCCAAGATGCTTGGCTTAAATGATTTTCATGATTAATGATGCTGCTCTTTGAACTGTGCTTCACTTTGGTTTACTAATTCACTGTTATCATAAAGTAATAATTTATATAATTCAAATATTCctagtttaaaaagaaagaagaatgagaagaagaagaagaaaacttaagACAATGACATTTAATGTAACTCGCCAACCTGGTAATATATATTCAGCATGAATGCTTATTTTTGCGCTACTGAAGTAATGCAGATAATTTAAATACTTTTCTGTTCAATTATTGTTTGTCTGACCGCCAaacctgattggctggtgaaaTGTGTCCGTTCGCCGCAGGTAGTACCACctaccttaaaggagcatgaggctccttttaagaaatgagactctagcgccacccttcaccacgacggccgtcgggggtactgcagacAACAGCGAAgccagcacgggagaacggggagaacgcgcatgcagcgtcatgtgacgtcacatccgcaggacagcgcgggaaattcggcccccgaattgcagcacattttgcagcacacagcctgttcaaggcaacggagagatacgctagagggctcattctttttggtttggaacgcttcatctgacattattactagaaaacttaaaacgtatacaaatttttttcataaatcctgcctcaatcctgcctcaagctcctttaaatatcccGTGCGGACGATACCACGTCATTCAAACACCTCTTCTTACCCGGAGCAAATCTCACATCCTGGGCTTGTTAGCTGAACTTTCCACAGACAGATCTTATTTAGCTTTGCTCACTGGGCGCTAACTAGCCTTGGATGTTTTTTATCTGCTTCATTGGTCACCCCAGATCGAATGTTGTGCTTTCCACGCCCTCCACAGCTTGGTTGGGACTGTTCTCGATGCCTCACAACGGCTGCTCGAGTACCGAGTTTTAGCACACCAGCTAATTTTTCAGCTTTTCCTTCTCCATGGTCAAGGTTTACTTGGCAGCCTGTCACGTAGGGTTTGGGAAGAAAACAGCGAGACAGCACCCGCTggtttgcatcttcccctcccagtatttagcgatttctggcgggtacgccccatattgattattcatcagggcaaaagtactaaatgacttgcgtgtgctattttgcgcatttgagagacgcagtcctctttgcacgctgttagtagatcagctggcactttggtttgcgggtgctgtcaagtttgcacacgtttttacacacgcaaacctttagtaaatcaggccctgtgAGCGTAGCTTATTAGCAGCACAAGCCTGCGCTATcgtgactgggattgaggaacTCAGCTAGCAGAAGCACTACAAATCGCCTCCCTCAGATTTGAAAAGACGGTTATCAGGCAGAACCCAGCACCAGCTGACTTTGGACGACACTGAGTGGCCTGCACTACCATCGCACAGGAATGTCTCTtcacgccgtcgtgaacccgtCGGACTTCTCCgttggacttctccgtcactccatttcgccacaGTGCAATActcccccagagcgctagttgatactttgtttagcttccagcTTTCCGATCAcattgaatcaaagagataaggacaactattgtgcaaaaaaccaaaacaaccccaaaaaataaaagtcacacacaggaagaaaagagcgctgaaagttcactactgcttcacgaaccggaaccggaaatgcgttgctacaaagcaaaccaatcacagccctctcggtctgcgttgggtctgcgtcgccttgacgcgtagttcaattttttgggaggtacgcgtcaggctacggcgtaggctacggagagcctcccgcgtagcggcgtaccctatggcgtaggtttagcgcagaaccataatttagtcTTAAGACGGCGCTCTGGTGAGGACGCTGAGATAAGGACTGGCCATGGAGGACACCAGAGTCAGAGAGAAACTGCAGGGTCATCATCCTCACCTCAACAGGTGGAGTCTCCACCAGCCCCAACAGCCCAACGAGGGGAGTCTCACCAACCCCCAACAGGAGACACCCAACCCTCCCCAGCCCCAGAGCCCACCCAGCTTTCAACTCTCTCCAGGCAGTCAGGACTCCCCATTTCTGGAATTCACTGACATGATTAAGAGCCTTGTAAGTCAGGATAATAGTTCAGCAGTTCTTATTGAGTCAATACCCCAAAATTTTAGTTTCTTTAGTGAAGCAAGAATATAAGAGAGGAGGCGGAGTTGCCACTCTGTTGTAAGGACAGCTTCCAATGCAAGAAAATGTCTTATGGTCAATTTGACTCCTTTGAATATGTTGCcattcagttaaaatccccctgtcgaccatctacagacccccccccccccccccccccaaatatgATGCAAGGTTTTTTGATGATTTTGCCAAACTACTGTCAATTGTGTGCAtggattttgattgtgttgttttagtgggtgattttaacattaatGTTGATAATCCTAAAGATGGGTGTGCTAAGGAACCtttaaatattctggataaTTTTGGGCTTTCCCAGCATGTCACAGATCCAACACATAACAGAGGACACATATTAGATCTAATTATTTCCAAAGGTCTTAATATCTTAGAGTTTGTGGTGAATGATGTTCTCTTTTTGATCACTACTGTGTattgtttaaagcagcactatgtaacttttccaccttaatataatatttccagagtcattgtgatggtacatcaacttacaacaggtttaatgacacctctgtcatggtctgaggggtctgtgtcgccttcactggcactatgtaacttggaggtgcatggtaggaacactgCCACACTACtagtaaagcactaccgctttagTCCAAAGGGGCCGCCAaattcaacaaaagctgaaagttacattgtgctgctttaaaatgaCCACCCGAGGTAATCAGAAAGCATTCtataaatgataacacctgtgcattattcacccagggttttacaccatcaccaacccttccctcagttctagttgatgaccttgttaacagtttcagttccaatgttatgactgttattgattctaTCGCCCCAATTAAGACCAAAGTTCTGTCAGGGACGAAAAAAATCACCCTGGAGTTACGCCACACTGGTTAAAGCAAAGAGAAGGGTACAGTATGTAGACAAGCAGAACGCAGGTGGCGAAAAAACAAACTCCAGGTATATTACAACATTTATGAAGAGTCTTCGCAACAataaccagaaactgaagaatgcaaggcaatcatattttttcagagattatcaatagaaacagtaataatgcCCACACACTATTTTCTGTGGTAGACAGACTGACAAACCCCATAGCCTCGATCCCCCCTGAACTGCTGACTGAAAAGGCATGCAATGACTTTGCTGCCTTTTTcacaaaaaacattgctagaattaaggggtttctgtctaaacaagacatggaaaaacttattcatgcattcattttcagtaggttggattattgcaatggcatctttacaggccttaacaagaaatcaatcaggcagctgcagctgatccagaacgctgccgccagagtccttacaaacaccaggaaactggaccatattacaccgttcatgaaatcgctacaatggcttccagtgagtcaaaggatagagtttaaaatcttactgctggtctacaaaggactgaatggtcttggaccaaaatactgTACATGCTTGacctgttagttccctatgaagctcccagacccctgaggttcatctggatctggtttgttgtggttcccaagaacaagaaccaagcaaggtgaggcagcgttcagttattctgctcctcaccggtggaacaaacttcctgtagacctgacgtctgctccaactgtcagctcctttaaatcaggactaaaaacattactgtttactcaagcgtactcttaaattaaatacttacctgctgtactctactgcccttactttttaacaacttgtgctttttattattttgcctcctttcttatcattttatttattatttattctattttatttcattgtattgtattattatttcttgcttttaatgttgatgtaaagcactttaattaccttgtgttgaattgtgctatacaaataaacttgccttgccttttctAAATGCTGGACGTCTCCGCTATGTGCGTTGTAGGTGCGGTTTTGCTGTCCTGATTGGAACAGAGTATTTTTCCCTGTGGGTTGGTGGATGCTGGATAAGCTTGTCTGGCAATACGGGAGCAACCATATCCCATAGTGAGACATCGAGCGAAATATTATGAAAGAGAACTTTAGGTTATTTACATAACCTCTCTGATTAATATGAGTGAGATGTCTCACCAGACAACCCTTCTTGCTTGGGCGAGTGAGAAGAGGTGCTTATCTTGAATAACTTAAAGTCAATGCTGGTCCAAATCTAACTTGTTAACAAAGATATTAAGCTAAATATTAGGAGTTTAATTGTGGAtacaagatgttttttttttgctttagcaTTTAACATAACTTTGAATGTTTGTTCTTTGATTACTTTAGAGGTGAgaatctgcagctccacctcAGAACCAGTTCTAAAGTCCATGGGGGTGATAAAAATGCTCATATCCAATCAACAAGGAGACATAAGACATAAGATAACACGTTTCTGATGTGCAACAATGGAGTGGGCGACTCACAATTGTGTGTGGCTGCCTCGTAGTTGTACCTGAACAGGACATCCTGCTGTAATCTGAGATGTTGCTGGCGGTGTGCTTACTGGAATTTGAGATGGTAAAGCCACTACGTTATGGCTAAAAACCTGTGTAGGTGCACTTGTTTCCTCACTGAAACAATTAATAAGAAAATCAATAATGGATGGAGTGACTGAaagacaatgttttttttgtttttgtttttttacagccCTTTAAAAGAAACCTTTAAACAGTTTCAAATAAAAGTAGGGGGTCTAAAAAAGTGATGACGCCATTGTTTTAGGCTAGATTCACTTGGATCTTCTGGTGTAGAAGATGACGATCACGCAAGCAGGTCCTCTAGAAGTTGtgatatttttaaatacatttttcgaGTTCTAGATGTGGTTTCTGTGCATTTCcattgcttaaaaaaaaagaaaaaaaagattaacttTTCATAGAAAAATGACTAGAGAGAAATGTTTCAAGAAAACCAAATCCTCCAACCAAAGTTTCCAGCTGCTGCTTGATCATTGCACGTACAGCTT
This genomic interval carries:
- the LOC133450542 gene encoding protein prune homolog 2-like isoform X1 codes for the protein MEEYLRRVQSRVGAGLSEGPVHAVLGGPEPDVDTVASTLCLALHLSQKEPSAGLCVPVLSGKRCDTTLPEETVRYLRKVKISENLLPWREDVDLVKLHGTGTLSLTLLREGLLDSSEYHTLESSILQVVHHAGRRDAGVDGALSVVTTVAREILQEAAEHIRPALGEALGEALRLQREALWIKHGCWSEELEELVRSLEQWCDVTVEQKHEVKQQDLLQRLTSEPKEFSDGEMTIALTALTTDEEDWHGYVEGLKSFIHHHGYDGVVVLLSIIHKVHCPRQQVAVYSNNSDILNQICTELEESSSWSLFGELEDKESLQIYHIPLNTSASSGTPPLLEEEIEGLLKDFVNRRSSVLACHPSSRTSSTEGVAGSVEFSQGSSGINDMDGSDTERAEGGNEDGVTIARMMAGGEEDTGAVGVSAGGELLSPDSGMTTIRSSRSSKESSVFLSDDSPVGEGVAGGAAASGPGGHFLRNPSPLGFLSLSPPVPPQRRKHHSGRKRSETFDLLGFDPLHSTENPTSAGGELANSGDGGDEVSQQARSSSFSELDELSLLDFSGPNSLRGLESGNSSIDHHGQMHGNEMVETMVPPTPVNSLVGSRPPSSCGLRFFPEDVIERINCLQYKDSLSSSLSENFDELNFDSQGALSSSENSAWNRPQDSESPENIVQDVEGETFMTEITEKERGEVLKLEHAHHCPKSLEPQLNLIAEQTKLCENWNQDSVLKDNWNPVSLADLQLTPPEDDVTGKNKSVIASGNERTPSLSKNKTILNTLTPDTSKEEEDGVQSKKRDQQMELLDFWTYSAQKGFLKSDSGTTTSYPESLDMWNTTIWEDSSSPLTTPDNLSENSGSFSGLNPNVMKDTSVESLLGYCDSGMEMWNTTIQEDSSSTNTTPEGPEKGKHLSQMESVDASHLLETDASKQAAEQKSTKDSDLCQIFSQTTEEADWKSNEPNVKIVIEVVEGGTQGTEEGDESMQSVQSQCSESVMRNLASKHSEDGTLPQQSTDMWDLPVQGMVTSTSDYDNVGAGAWTHTPSPDNCASSVVDMIQLDGQSSPFIAVNKCVHRDEIQNQYQMTEYGAVMSDKDQAADQVFVFDGEMGHLDKSPKSPLENKNENIRRDGSQEAGWMEETGDHSPFLLVDSSPVRQQISESPEDAVESKIQTDQTLSLSCVGRDSHLSKEYDGPISASSSHLQIKISHDQLDENELSIKGQESDNVEHKIKEAMSLITSPGGGKDAMNSPDSRHTGSHDKLGISSDGDSFSSLEMEYIVVPGTVKKVNKECFDRQEKGIRKPMETLSMLSYAATVLKTHAQTAHRDHQENTLQNCQHQVTGTDSASSAVSETNKPVLTTYYQANREDATEHNPLAEKISPCQSSISSEALHESDSRPTEEGMYENEPSTVVRSASPSLRYPSDHFLKTREEVYVHSQISMEDSDEGGHSPSAPPSVAPLGDFQMWGDHLVRRDTSQTTSEPQSPVLTNSSASLTSSVISSPINELCMTTDKGLGLPFSGDLMEEENDEEEQEQEDEAHTDPTGHPKWTPEGLKEREEAQELGSSDLLSFTEDLIGGYSFQQSNLETLEPERDGLLLSREDYYQQPLRIDDCETWSLEQHAEEDEASRDMHSPLSRRHHDVTSQLSSQLTSENPPFHWTGSQNMTQSQTKFGYNYHHIDQRTENQYAYQACGDAKSNDQQSTTNVYAEFTTDASAIQYRSEQTENYFEAGANSQYSLDDARFKCPAESQYSIGIPEVQYSQHGADGESRYEPGDAHVQPETEDHGRYVPEEYAHFLLSRHSQQAVGATEMMMQTASGEELDNAEADISGGSNQRRKLAAPPLNVSLDRSEGSVLSEEALETEDEALDTGDDLDVNIDEIDTPDEADSLDFNIQADSEDSSLGAGAASGDAITGHQAAEGLKDSGLWRSVVIGEQEHRIDMKCIEPYKRVISHGGYYAEQNAIIVFAACFLPDSNCDNYNYVMENLFLYVISTLELMVAEDYMIVYLNGATPRRRMPGFTWMKRCYQMIDRRLKKNLKMFIIVHPSWFIRTLLGIARPFISSKFSSKIKYVNSLQELGEIIPMEYIHIPPIIVKVDKGISVD